In Populus alba chromosome 9, ASM523922v2, whole genome shotgun sequence, a genomic segment contains:
- the LOC118045489 gene encoding uncharacterized oxidoreductase At1g06690, chloroplastic isoform X1 has translation MAASLHHAVPKLTITTAARPESRWPSFNSVRCCAPTTTTTTTDAGAHRITVKNGNDSLDICRVLNGMWQTSGGWGRIDRDDAVEAMLRYADAGLSTFDMADHYGPAEDLYGIFINRIRRERPPEVLDRVRGLTKWVPPPVKMTGSHVRQNIDISRKRMDVSSLDMLQFHWWDYSNRGYLDALKHLNDLKEEGKIKTVALTNFDTERLQIILENGIPVVSNQVQHSLVDMRPQQKMAELCQLTGVKLITYGTVMGGLLSEKFLDTNLSIPFSAPPLNTPSLQKYKRMVDAWGGWSLFQSLLRTLNKIASKHGVSIPTVAVKYILDQPAVAGSMIGVRLGLAEHINDANAVFSLVLDEEDMNSIQEVSKKGKDLLKVIGDCGDEYRRI, from the exons ATGGCTGCGTCCTTACACCACGCTGTCCCCAAACTCACTATAACAACTGCAGCTCGTCCCGAGTCAAGATGGCCCAGTTTCAATTCAGTCAGGTGCTGCGCGCCGACGACAACTACAACCACAACTGACGCCGGGGCTCATCGAATCACGGTGAAGAATGGGAACGACTCGCTTGACATATGCAGAGTCCTTAACGGTATGTGGCAGACTAGCGGCGGTTGGGGCCGAATCGACCGAGACGACGCCGTCGAGGCAATGCTTCGCTACGCTGACGCTGGTCTCTCCACCTTCGACATGGCCGATCACT ATGGGCCTGCTGAAGATCTCTATGGCATTTTTATCAACCGAATTCGCAGAGAGCGTCCACCGGAAGTCCTGGATAGGGTTAGAGG CCTTACAAAGTGGGTTCCACCGCCCGTTAAAATGACTGGTAGCCATGTCAGGCAGAACATTGACATTTCAAGGAAGAGGATGGATGTGTCATCCTTGGACATGCTTCAGTTTCATTG gTGGGACTATTCTAATCGTGGCTACCTTGATGCCCTTAAACACTTGAATGACCTTAAGGAAGAAG GTAAAATTAAGACTGTTGCTTTGACAAATTTCGACACAGAGagattacaaataattttagaaaatggAATTCCTGTTGTCAGCAATCAG GTGCAACATTCACTTGTGGACATGCGTCCTCAACAAAAAATGGCAGAGCTTTGTCAGCTTACTGGAGTTAAACTTATCAC GTATGGGACAGTTATGGGTGGACTGTTATCTGAGAAATTCCTTGACACTAACTTATCCATTCCGTTTTCTGCCCCACCATTAAATACTCCTTCCTTGCAGAAGTACAAAAGG ATGGTTGATGCTTGGGGAGGATGGAGTCTCTTCCAAAGTCTGCTGCGTACACTTAATAAGATAGCCTCTAAACACGGGGTCTCCATTCCAACTGTAGCGGTGAAGTACATATTAGATCAG CCAGCAGTGGCAGGATCCATGATAGGTGTTCGACTTGGTTTGGCTGAACACATCAATGACGCCAATGCTGTGTTTTCACTGGTCCTCGACGAGGAGGATATGAACAGCATACAGGAAGTTTCCAAAAAAGGGAAGGATCTGTTAAAAGTGATTGGCGACTGCGGGGATGAGTATAGGCGTATATGA
- the LOC118045492 gene encoding peptidyl-prolyl cis-trans isomerase CYP71 isoform X2 — translation MQVSLDGLLCCTISNDQSVKIYDVVNYDMMAMIHLPYVPGSAEWVYKQGDVKARLAISDRNSLVVHIYDARAGSNEPIISKEIHLEPVKVMKYNPLFDTVISVDAKGLIEYWSPTTLKFPESEVKFRLKSDTDLFEIVKCKTSVSTMEVSPDGKQFSITSPDRRIRVFWFRTGKLRRVYDESLEVAQDLQRSDAPMYRLEAIDFGRRMAVDKEIEKTESAPQPNAIFDESSNFLIYATLLGIKVVNLQTNKVARILGKVENNDRFLQIALYQGDRSSKKVRKIPTAAANVNESKEPLTDPTLLCCAFKKHRIYLFSRREPEEPEDATKGRDVFNEKPPPDELLAVSDIGKAVTTSLPDNVILHTTMGDVHIRLYPEECPKTVENFTTHCRNGYYDNLIFHRVIKGFMIQTGDPLGDGTGGQSIWGREFEDEFHKSLRHDRPFTVSMANAGPNTNGSQFFITTVATPWLDNKHTVFGRVAKGMDVVQGIEKVKTDRGDKPYQDVKILNVTVPKS, via the exons ATGCAGGTTAGCTTGGATGGCCTGCTTTGTTGCACGATTTCAAATGATCAATCTGTGAAAATATATGATGTTGTCAATTATGACATGATGGCCATGATCCACCTTCCATATGTTCCTGGTAGTGCAGAATGGGTCTATAAACAAGGGGATGTCAAAGCTAGGCTTGCCATAAGTGATCGGAATTCCTTAGTTGTGCATATATATGATGCACGAGCTGGTTCAAATGAACCAATCATCTCAAAAGAG ATACACCTTGAGCCGGTTAAAGTTATGAAGTACAACCCTTTATTTGACACGGTAATATCTGTTGATGCAAAGGGACTTATTGAATACTGGAGTCCCACCACGCTTAAGTTCCCAGAAAGCGA GGTGAAGTTTAGATTGAAAAGTGATACTGATCTATTTGAAATTGTGAAGTGTAAAACAAGTGTTTCCACAATGGAG GTCAGCCCAGATGGTAAGCAGTTTTCCATTACATCACCTGATCGAAGGATACGTGTATTTTGGTTTAGAACGGGTAAACTAAGAAGAGTTTATGATGAATCTCTTGAG GTGGCTCAAGATCTTCAGAGAAGTGATGCTCCCATGTACCGGCTGGAGGCTATTGATTTTGGGCGAAGAATGGCTGTtgataaagaaattgaaaagacagAAAGTGCACCACAACCAAATGCTATTTTTGACGAAAGCTCAAACTTCCTTATATATGCCACCCTCCTAGGAATAAAA GTAGTGAATTTACAGACCAATAAAGTTGCCAGAATTCTTGGAAAGGTGGAGAACAATGACAGATTCTTGCAAATTGCATTGTATCAAGGTGACCGAAGCAGCAAGAAAGTCAGAAAAATTCCTACAGCTGCAGCAAATGTCAATGAGAGCAAAGAGCCTTTAACAGATCCCACTCTCTTGTGTTGTGCTTTCAAGAAACACAGAATTTATCTATTCAG CCGTCGAGAACCAGAGGAGCCTGAGGATGCAACTAAGGGACGGGATGTGTTTAATGAAAAGCCTCCACCAGATGAACTTTTGGCTGTATCAGATATAGGAAAAGCAGTGACTACATCTCTTCCTGACAATGTG ATTCTGCACACTACAATGGGAGATGTTCACATAAGACTGTACCCTGAAGAATGTCCAAAAACTGTAGAGAATTTTACAACACACTGCCGAAATGGCTACTATGATAATCTTATCTTTCACCGTGTCATCAAAGGTTTCATGATACAAACAGGAGACCCATTGGGAGATGGCACTGGTGGGCAGTCTATTTGGGGGAGGGAATTTGAGGATGAGTTTCACAAAAG TTTACGACATGACAGGCCTTTCACAGTATCAATGGCAAACGCAGGCCCAAATACAAATGGTTCTCAGTTCTTTATCACCACAGTGGCCACTCCATGGCTGGACAACAAGCATACAGTGTTTGGTAGAGTTGCGAAGGGAATGGATGTTGTACAG GGTATTGAGAAGGTGAAGACAGACAGAGGAGATAAACCATACCAAGATGTAAAAATCCTGAACGTGACTGTTCCCAAGTCTTAG
- the LOC118045489 gene encoding uncharacterized oxidoreductase At1g06690, chloroplastic isoform X2 — MAELLYQPFSSFSFNGMKLVSRRVGDVRKVTSLKPLQCVLTEEDNRRIVVVKNGKDSLDMCRVVNGMWQTSGGWGKIDRDNAVDAMLKYADAGLTTFDMADIYGPAEDLYGIFINRIRRERPPEVLDRVRGLTKWVPPPVKMTGSHVRQNIDISRKRMDVSSLDMLQFHWWDYSNRGYLDALKHLNDLKEEGKIKTVALTNFDTERLQIILENGIPVVSNQVQHSLVDMRPQQKMAELCQLTGVKLITYGTVMGGLLSEKFLDTNLSIPFSAPPLNTPSLQKYKRMVDAWGGWSLFQSLLRTLNKIASKHGVSIPTVAVKYILDQPAVAGSMIGVRLGLAEHINDANAVFSLVLDEEDMNSIQEVSKKGKDLLKVIGDCGDEYRRI, encoded by the exons ATGGCAGAGCTTTTATACCAACCATTTAGCAGCTTCAGCTTTAATGGAATGAAACTGGTAAGTAGAAGAGTTGGTGATGTAAGAAAAGTAACCAGTTTGAAACCATTGCAATGTGTGTTGACTGAGGAGGATAACAGGAGAATTGTGGTGGTGAAGAATGGAAAAGACTCCTTAGATATGTGTAGGGTTGTTAATGGGATGTGGCAAACAAGTGGTGGTTGGGGCAAGATTGATCGTGACAACGCTGTTGATGCTATGCTCAAATATGCTGATGCTGGATTGACTACTTTTGATATGGCTGATATAT ATGGGCCTGCTGAAGATCTCTATGGCATTTTTATCAACCGAATTCGCAGAGAGCGTCCACCGGAAGTCCTGGATAGGGTTAGAGG CCTTACAAAGTGGGTTCCACCGCCCGTTAAAATGACTGGTAGCCATGTCAGGCAGAACATTGACATTTCAAGGAAGAGGATGGATGTGTCATCCTTGGACATGCTTCAGTTTCATTG gTGGGACTATTCTAATCGTGGCTACCTTGATGCCCTTAAACACTTGAATGACCTTAAGGAAGAAG GTAAAATTAAGACTGTTGCTTTGACAAATTTCGACACAGAGagattacaaataattttagaaaatggAATTCCTGTTGTCAGCAATCAG GTGCAACATTCACTTGTGGACATGCGTCCTCAACAAAAAATGGCAGAGCTTTGTCAGCTTACTGGAGTTAAACTTATCAC GTATGGGACAGTTATGGGTGGACTGTTATCTGAGAAATTCCTTGACACTAACTTATCCATTCCGTTTTCTGCCCCACCATTAAATACTCCTTCCTTGCAGAAGTACAAAAGG ATGGTTGATGCTTGGGGAGGATGGAGTCTCTTCCAAAGTCTGCTGCGTACACTTAATAAGATAGCCTCTAAACACGGGGTCTCCATTCCAACTGTAGCGGTGAAGTACATATTAGATCAG CCAGCAGTGGCAGGATCCATGATAGGTGTTCGACTTGGTTTGGCTGAACACATCAATGACGCCAATGCTGTGTTTTCACTGGTCCTCGACGAGGAGGATATGAACAGCATACAGGAAGTTTCCAAAAAAGGGAAGGATCTGTTAAAAGTGATTGGCGACTGCGGGGATGAGTATAGGCGTATATGA
- the LOC118045490 gene encoding uncharacterized protein, with protein MDVDAQPTMDETILVGDDLMMGPPSPIIPPEIASHVLEGVDLCDGILRNLFLCLQINDIEPFCQDELALYRHCAERRDKELRQRLQDSECKLGSSMPLDEAKERASQLESEVTSLERRLILASGIEGIEGFRQRWSLHGRLTDTKKRLESLTQGIENRKNEVKNDERAPSSTTRRWFFW; from the exons ATGGATG TCGATGCACAGCCAACCATGGATGAAACTATCTTGGTTGGAGATGATCTAATGATGGGACCACCATCCCCAATCATCCCACCAGAAATTGCCTCTCATGTTCTTGAAGGTGTTGATTTGTGTGATGGGATTTTAAGGAACCTATTCTTAT GCTTGCAGATCAATGATATTGAGCCTTTCTGTCAAGATGAGCTTGCTTTGTATCGACACTGTGCTGAAAGGAGG GATAAGGAACTAAGGCAACGCCTACAAGACAGTGAGTGCAAATTGGGGTCGTCAATGCCTTTAGATGAAGCAAAGGAAAGAGCTTCTCAACTTGAATCAGAAGTTACATCTTTGGAGAG GCGCTTGATTCTTGCAAGTGGAATTGAAGGCATTGAAGGATTTCGCCAGAGATGGAGCTTGCATGGTCGTCTAACAGATACCAA AAAAAGGTTAGAATCCTTAACGCAGGGCATCGAGAATAGAAAGAACGAAGTGAAAAACGATGAACGGGCTCCAAGTTCAACAACCAGAAGATGGTTTTTCTGGTGA
- the LOC118045491 gene encoding large ribosomal subunit protein P2B encodes MKVVAAYLLAVLGGNTCPTAEDLKNILGSVGADADDDRIELLLSSVKGKDITELIASGREKLASVPSGGGVAVSAGAAPAAAAGAAPAAEAKKEEKVEEKEESDDDMGFSLFD; translated from the exons atgaaggttgTCGCCGCTTACTTGCTCGCCGTTCTTGGTGGCAACACCTGCCCTACCGCCGAGGATTTGAAAAACATCCTCGGATCTG TTGGCGCTGATGCTGACGATGACAGGATCGAGTTGCTGCTGTCCAGTGTGAAAGGAAAGGACATCACTGAGCTGATTGCTTCCGGCAGGGAAAAGTTGGCTTCCGTTCCTTCCGGTGGTGGTGTTGCTGTTTCTGCCGGTGCTgctcctgctgctgctgctggtgctGCTCCTGCTGCTGAGGCTAAGAAGGAGGAGAAGgttgaagagaaagaggagtCTGATGAT GATATGGGCTTCAGCCTGTTCGATTAA
- the LOC118045492 gene encoding peptidyl-prolyl cis-trans isomerase CYP71 isoform X1 translates to MEEEPKNGNPETPVENDEDAVIGPGPAPKARAKRPLQFEQAYLDSLPSANMYEKSYMHRDVVTHVAVSAADFFITGSVDGHLKFWKKKPIGIEFAKHFRSHLGPIEGLAVSLDGLLCCTISNDQSVKIYDVVNYDMMAMIHLPYVPGSAEWVYKQGDVKARLAISDRNSLVVHIYDARAGSNEPIISKEIHLEPVKVMKYNPLFDTVISVDAKGLIEYWSPTTLKFPESEVKFRLKSDTDLFEIVKCKTSVSTMEVSPDGKQFSITSPDRRIRVFWFRTGKLRRVYDESLEVAQDLQRSDAPMYRLEAIDFGRRMAVDKEIEKTESAPQPNAIFDESSNFLIYATLLGIKVVNLQTNKVARILGKVENNDRFLQIALYQGDRSSKKVRKIPTAAANVNESKEPLTDPTLLCCAFKKHRIYLFSRREPEEPEDATKGRDVFNEKPPPDELLAVSDIGKAVTTSLPDNVILHTTMGDVHIRLYPEECPKTVENFTTHCRNGYYDNLIFHRVIKGFMIQTGDPLGDGTGGQSIWGREFEDEFHKSLRHDRPFTVSMANAGPNTNGSQFFITTVATPWLDNKHTVFGRVAKGMDVVQGIEKVKTDRGDKPYQDVKILNVTVPKS, encoded by the exons ATGGAGGAGGAGCCAAAAAACGGCAACCCGGAGACGCCAGTGGAGAACGACGAAGATGCCGTTATTGGACCTGGTCCAGCCCCTAAAGCGCGAGCCAAACGTCCTCTCCAGTTCGAGCAAGCTTACCTAGATTCCCTTCCTTCTGCAAACAT GTACGAGAAAAGCTATATGCATCGAGATGTGGTTACGCATGTTGCAGTTTCCGCAGCTGATTTTTTCATCACTGGAAGTGTTGATG GGCATTtgaaattttggaagaaaaagcCTATTGGCATTGAATTTGCTAAACATTTTAGATCCCACCTTGGTCCCATTGAAGGCCTAGCG GTTAGCTTGGATGGCCTGCTTTGTTGCACGATTTCAAATGATCAATCTGTGAAAATATATGATGTTGTCAATTATGACATGATGGCCATGATCCACCTTCCATATGTTCCTGGTAGTGCAGAATGGGTCTATAAACAAGGGGATGTCAAAGCTAGGCTTGCCATAAGTGATCGGAATTCCTTAGTTGTGCATATATATGATGCACGAGCTGGTTCAAATGAACCAATCATCTCAAAAGAG ATACACCTTGAGCCGGTTAAAGTTATGAAGTACAACCCTTTATTTGACACGGTAATATCTGTTGATGCAAAGGGACTTATTGAATACTGGAGTCCCACCACGCTTAAGTTCCCAGAAAGCGA GGTGAAGTTTAGATTGAAAAGTGATACTGATCTATTTGAAATTGTGAAGTGTAAAACAAGTGTTTCCACAATGGAG GTCAGCCCAGATGGTAAGCAGTTTTCCATTACATCACCTGATCGAAGGATACGTGTATTTTGGTTTAGAACGGGTAAACTAAGAAGAGTTTATGATGAATCTCTTGAG GTGGCTCAAGATCTTCAGAGAAGTGATGCTCCCATGTACCGGCTGGAGGCTATTGATTTTGGGCGAAGAATGGCTGTtgataaagaaattgaaaagacagAAAGTGCACCACAACCAAATGCTATTTTTGACGAAAGCTCAAACTTCCTTATATATGCCACCCTCCTAGGAATAAAA GTAGTGAATTTACAGACCAATAAAGTTGCCAGAATTCTTGGAAAGGTGGAGAACAATGACAGATTCTTGCAAATTGCATTGTATCAAGGTGACCGAAGCAGCAAGAAAGTCAGAAAAATTCCTACAGCTGCAGCAAATGTCAATGAGAGCAAAGAGCCTTTAACAGATCCCACTCTCTTGTGTTGTGCTTTCAAGAAACACAGAATTTATCTATTCAG CCGTCGAGAACCAGAGGAGCCTGAGGATGCAACTAAGGGACGGGATGTGTTTAATGAAAAGCCTCCACCAGATGAACTTTTGGCTGTATCAGATATAGGAAAAGCAGTGACTACATCTCTTCCTGACAATGTG ATTCTGCACACTACAATGGGAGATGTTCACATAAGACTGTACCCTGAAGAATGTCCAAAAACTGTAGAGAATTTTACAACACACTGCCGAAATGGCTACTATGATAATCTTATCTTTCACCGTGTCATCAAAGGTTTCATGATACAAACAGGAGACCCATTGGGAGATGGCACTGGTGGGCAGTCTATTTGGGGGAGGGAATTTGAGGATGAGTTTCACAAAAG TTTACGACATGACAGGCCTTTCACAGTATCAATGGCAAACGCAGGCCCAAATACAAATGGTTCTCAGTTCTTTATCACCACAGTGGCCACTCCATGGCTGGACAACAAGCATACAGTGTTTGGTAGAGTTGCGAAGGGAATGGATGTTGTACAG GGTATTGAGAAGGTGAAGACAGACAGAGGAGATAAACCATACCAAGATGTAAAAATCCTGAACGTGACTGTTCCCAAGTCTTAG
- the LOC118045493 gene encoding serine/threonine-protein kinase D6PKL1, producing MEPPPWLEDLTDDLQSISFTSTATTTTTLHRSTSSGSSSATLTPAPSTHTSFSSKSTSKHSLSLSDLRFSHRLGSGDIGSVYLAELKTKLNEMDSTFFAAKVMDKKELASRNKEGRARTEREILETLDHPFLPALYAFIDTQRWLCLLTEFCPGGDLHVLRQRQPLKRFEETAVRFYASEVIVALEYLHMMGIVYRDLKPENVLVRSDGHIMLTDFDLSLKCDDSTSTPQIISDKKDAAAAPKNDYLFEHPSYTSSSCILPNCIVPAVSCFHPRRKRKKKMGNRGGPEFVAEPVDVRSMSFVGTHEYLAPEIVSGEGHGSPVDWWTLGIFMFELFYGFTPFRGVDHELTLANVVARALEFPKEPAVPAAAKDLISQLLVKDPARRMGSPMGASAVKHHPFFQGVNWALLRCRPPPYVPPPFSREVVSDESCPETPVEYY from the exons ATGGAGCCTCCTCCATGGCTGGAAGATTTAACCGACGACCTCCAAAGCATAAGCTTCACATCCACCGCCACGACAACCACCACACTCCACCGTAGCACCAGCTCCGGTTCCTCCTCCGCCACACTTACTCCCGCTCCCTCCACTCACACCTCTTTCTCCTCCAAATCCACAAGCAAacactccctctctctctccgaTCTCCGTTTCTCTCACCGCCTCGGTTCCGGCGACATCGGTTCCGTCTACTTAGCCGAACtcaaaaccaaacttaatgAAATGGACTCTACGTTTTTTGCGGCGAAAGTTATGGATAAGAAGGAGCTAGCTAGCAGAAATAAAGAAGGAAGAGCGAGGACGGAGCGGGAAATACTTGAAACGCTGGATCATCCGTTTTTGCCTGCATTATACGCTTTTATTGACACTCAACGATGGCTATGTCTGTTAACGGAGTTTTGTCCCGGCGGTGACCTTCACGTTCTCCGTCAACGACAGCCTCTTAAACGATTCGAAGAAACCGCCGTCAG GTTCTACGCATCAGAGGTGATTGTAGCTTTAGAGTACCTTCATATGATGGGGATTGTTTACCGTGATCTCAAGCCTGAAAACGTTCTTGTTCGATCAGATGGTCATATAATGCTCACTGACTTTGACCTCTCGTTAAAATGTGATGATTCTACGTCAACTCCCCAGATTATCTCCGACAAAAAAGATGCTGCCGCAGCCCCCAAAAATGACTACCTGTTTGAGCATCCTTCTTATACTTCATCCTCATGCATTCTTCCTAACTGTATAGTCCCAGCTGTGTCATGTTTCCACCCAAGACGCAAACGCAAGAAGAAGATGGGCAACCGTGGTGGGCCTGAGTTTGTAGCCGAGCCCGTCGATGTTCGATCTATGTCATTTGTTGGGACCCACGAGTATTTAGCACCGGAGATTGTTTCCGGTGAGGGCCATGGTAGTCCTGTGGATTGGTGGACGCTAGGAATATTTATGTTTGAACTATTTTACGGGTTTACGCCTTTTAGAGGTGTTGACCATGAGCTAACTCTAGCTAATGTTGTGGCTCGAGCCCTTGAGTTCCCTAAAGAACCAGCTGTGCCTGCCGCAGCTAAGGACCTCATTTCGCAACTACTGGTTAAGGATCCAGCAAGGCGAATGGGTTCCCCCATGGGCGCATCAGCCGTCAAGCACCATCCTTTTTTCCAAGGAGTTAATTGGGCATTGTTGAGATGTAGACCTCCACCATATGTTCCTCCACCATTTAGTAGAGAGGTTGTATCAGATGAAAGTTGTCCCGAGACCCCTGTGGAATATTATTAG